One Silene latifolia isolate original U9 population chromosome 4, ASM4854445v1, whole genome shotgun sequence DNA segment encodes these proteins:
- the LOC141652623 gene encoding 1-deoxy-D-xylulose 5-phosphate reductoisomerase, chloroplastic-like, translated as MAVNLLSTAEFKALSFLDSSNSINLPKFKGGFSWKRKDSIQTFSGRICCSAQPPPPAWPGRAVEESGRKTWIGPKPISIVGSTGSIGTQTLDIVEENPDKFRVVALAAGSNVTLLADQVKRFKPELVAVRNESLLGELREALADYEHKVEIIPGEEGVVEVARHPDAVSVVTGIVGCAGLKPTVAAIEAGKDIALANKETLIAGGPFVLPLAHKHNVKILPADSEHSAIFQCIQGLPEGALRRIILTASGGAFRDLPVEKLQEVKVADALKHPNWNMGKKITVDSATLFNKGLEVIEAHYLFGAEYDDIEIVIHPQSIIHSMIETQDSSVLAQLGWPDMRLPILYTMSWPERIYCSETTWPRLDLCKLGSLTFKAPDNEKYPSMNLAYAAGRAGGTMTGVLSAANEKAVEMFIDEKISYLEIFKIVELTCDKHRNELVKSPTLEEIVHYDLWARDYAASLQPSFGLNPVPV; from the exons GGGGATTCTCTTGGAAGAGGAAGGACAGTATACAGACATTTAGTGGAAGGATTTGTTGTTCAGCTCAGCCACCACCTCCAGCTTGGCCTGGACGAGCAGTTGAGGAGTCTGGTCGGAAGACTTGGATTGGTCCAAAGCCTATATCAATAGTTGGATCTACTGGTAGTATTGGTACTCAG ACACTAGATATTGTTGAGGAGAATCCCGATAAGTTTAGAGTTGTTGCTCTGGCTGCTGGTTCCAATGTGACACTTCTTGCAGATCAG GTCAAGAGATTTAAACCTGAACTAGTCGCTGTCAGAAACGAGTCCTTACTTGGTGAGCTCAGAGAAGCTTTAGCTGATTATGAGCACAAAGTGGAAATTATTCCAGGAGAGGAAGGTGTTGTCGAG GTTGCACGCCATCCAGATGCCGTTAGTGTAGTTACAGGAATAGTCGGGTGTGCTGGGCTGAAG CCAACAGTGGCAGCCATTGAAGCTGGAAAAGACATTGCACTAGCCAATAAGGAGACCCTCATCGCTGGTGGCCCTTTCGTCCTTCCCCTAGCACACAAGCATAATGTTAAGATTCTTCCAGCTGATTCTGAACATTCAGCTATATTCCAG TGTATTCAAGGATTGCCGGAGGGTGCTCTTAGACGCATCATTTTGACTGCCTCGGGAGGTGCATTCAG GGATTTGCCAGTTGAGAAACTTCAAGAAGTCAAAGTAGCGGATGCGTTAAAACATCCCAACTGGAACATGGGGAAGAAAATTACAGTGGATTCGGCTACCTTGTTCAACAAG GGTCTGGAAGTTATTGAAGCTCATTACTTATTTGGGGCCGAGTACGATGACATTGAGATTGTAATTCATCCACAATCTATTATCCATTCAATGATTGAAACACAG GACTCATCTGTTCTTGCACAATTGGGGTGGCCTGATATGCGATTGCCTATATTATACACTATGTCATGGCCTGAAAGAATATACTGCTCCGAGACAACTTGGCCACGCCTTGATCTCTGCAA GCTCGGGTCATTGACATTTAAAGCTCCAGACAATGAGAAGTACCCATCTATGAACCTAGCCTATGCCGCAGGGAGAGCCGGAGGTACTATGACCGGCGTTCTTAGTGCAGCTAATGAGAAAGCAGTCGAGATGTTCATAGACGAAAA GATAAGCTACCTAGAAATCTTCAAAATAGTGGAATTAACCTGTGATAAACATCGGAACGAGTTGGTGAAATCACCCACCCTTGAAGAAATCGTGCATTATGATCTTTGGGCCCGGGATTATGCCGCTAGTTTGCAGCCTTCCTTTGGCTTAAACCCGGTTCCTGTTTGA
- the LOC141653928 gene encoding uncharacterized protein LOC141653928: MAGTDASSSPPVTNKLDPLSPFSLASQEGPGQSISHVTLRSDNYDEWSRSMRRSLKSRRKFGFYDGTIPTPTDEFLLGQWEVVHCTVVQWILNSIDPSIHDSVSDTEDAYQLWSELADQYAVVDGARIHNLKTQLNECRQTKGMSVTTYFGNLKVLWDALNAHEPPFSCNTVGCDCGVTKAALARQDSERHHRFLMGLDKSLYGPIRNHQLSLDPLPSLSRVYHAALQEERLLAGPTEPPEVSEVMAFAVRGSSAADASSGSANYWRALRDAERQERQKLKCSFCSSSGHLVSHCFIKTQKFPEWWGDRPRTLEELKAKRDRAASRSGARVNFLGGSYSIPSSSQDRLSGMSPHWIIDTRASHHVTGDDTWLTDPHTIPPYPVTLPNGHSVSATLAGTVRLNEFLVLHNVLYIPSLTCNLLSVSQLVAATDCVISFTNSSCHIQDRSLRTRIGVSDKFAKRSRKCLFLGYPHNKKGWKVLDLATREIFVSRDVYFYEQSFPYFPDATSPSISSPVTEPMDPVSSPPPDDNTGPMPDELGLVSPPVHGPDSATVATGPVADQGAASASAMGDPPDSGSHSASSDQSGSDLGHGKRTKFLSSRLQGYVVGTTADTSSDSDSSSDSPRSSDTPYALANYLSSQKFSLRHRAFIAAITSGIEPPNFRAALASPDWCKAMQDEITALENNATWEISDLPTGKKALGCRWVEGIDYGEPFAPVIKMVTVRSLLAVAAIKKWQLHQMDVHNGFLHGDLAEEVYMKLPPGFGQDPEGKVCRLKKSLYGLKQAPRCWFAKLAAALRKYGFTQSYSDYSLFSYSRDERKYALDIISETGLLGAKPALTPLEQNHSLGDAKWDFLVDVESYRRLVGRLVYLTVTRPDLSYSVHVLSRFLSKPRKEHLDAALRVVRYLKGSPGQGILLRADSKFEVTG, translated from the exons ATGGCGGGCACTGACGCCTCTTCATCTCCCCCTGTCACCAATAAACTCGATCCCCTATCACCTTTTTCTCTTGCTAGCCAAGAGGGGCCGGGGCAATCCATCTCTCACGTCACACTCCGAAGCGACAATTATGACGAATGGAGTCGTTCAATGCGCCGATCTCTGAAATCAAGACGCAAATTCGGTTTTTATGACGGGACGATTCCTACACCTACCGATGAATTTCTGCTTGGGCAGTGGGAAGTCGTTCACTGTACCGTTGTTCAGTGGATTCTTAATTCAATTGACCCTTCGATTCATGATAGTGTGTCGGATACGGAGGATGCTTATCAATTGTGGTCCGAATTGGCTGATCAATATGCTGTTGTGGATGGTGCGCGCATTCACAACCTCAAAACTCAGTTAAATGAGTGTCGACAAACGAAAGGTATGTCGGTTACTACTTATTTTGGTAATTTGAAAGTTTTATGGGATGCCCTAAATGCACACGAACCTCCTTTCTCTTGCAATACGGTGGGTTGTGATTGTGGGGTTACTAAGGCTGCTCTTGCTCGACAAGACTCGGAACGGCATCATCGTTTTCTTATGGGCTTAGATAAGTCTCTCTATGGACCTATCCGTAATCACCAATTGTCACTCGACCCTCTGCCGTCTCTCAGCCGTGTCTATCACGCGGCATTACAGGAGGAACGTCTTTTGGCTGGTCCCACTGAGCCACCTGAGGTCAGTGAAGTTATGGCTTTCGCCGTTCGTGGTTCTAGTGCGGCTGATGCCTCCTCGGGTTCGGCTAATTATTGGCGTGCTTTACGCGATGCTGAGCGCCAGGAACGTCAAAAATTGAAATGTAGTTTCTGTTCTTCTTCGGGTCATTTAGTCAGCCATTGTTTTATTAAAACTCAGAAATTTCCGGAATGGTGGGGTGATCGTCCCCGTACTCTCGAAGAACTAAAGGCGAAACGGGACCGTGCTGCTTCTCGGTCAGGTGCTCGAGTCAATTTTCTTGGTGGCTCGTATTCTATTCCGTCTTCCTCTCAGGATCGTCTTAGCGGTATGTCTCCTCATTGGATTATTGATACAAGGGCTTCTCATCATGTAACCGGTGATGATACTTGGCTAACCGACCCGCATACTATTCCTCCTTATCCGGTCACTTTACCTAATGGGCATAGTGTGTCGGCTACTTTGGCCGGGACGGTTCGCTTAAATGAATTTCTTGTTTTACACAATGTTCTATATATTCCTAGCCTTACTTGCAATTTATTATCTGTATCTCAATTGGTTGCTGCGACGGATTGCGTTATTAGTTTTACTAATTCTTCTTGTCACATTCAGGACCGCTCTTTGAGGACGAGGATTGGAGTCA GTGATAAGTTTGCTAAGCGGAGTCGAAAATGCTTATTTCTTGGGTATCCTCACAATAAGAAGGGTTGGAAAGTTCTTGATTTAGCAACTCGAGAAATTTTTGTGAGTCGGGATGTGTATTTTTATGAGCAGAGCTTTCCTTATTTTCCGGATGCAACTTCTCCTTCGATTTCTAGCCCCGTCACTGAACCCATGGACCCCGTTTCTTCTCCTCCACCTGATGATAACACGGGCCCTATGCCTGATGAATTGGGTCTGGTCTCTCCTCCGGTTCATGGGCCTGATTCGGCCACTGTGGCCACTGGGCCTGTCGCGGACCAGGGTGCTGCTTCGGCCTCTGCTATGGGCGACCCACCTGACTCCGGGTCTCACTCGGCTTCGTCTGATCAGTCAGGGTCTGATCTGGGCCATGGCAAACGGACTAAGTTTCTCTCCTCTCGCCTTCAAGGTTATGTTGTTGGTACCACCGCTGATACGTCCTCTGATTCCGACTCTTCTTCCGACTCGCCTCGTTCCTCAGATACGCCTTATGCTCTAGCCAATTACTTATCCTCTCAGAAATTTTCTTTGCGCCACCGAGCTTTTATTGCAGCTATTACTTCGGGCATTGAGCCACCTAATTTTCGTGCTGCTCTCGCTAGTCCGGATTGGTGTAAAGCTATGCAAGATGAAATTACTGCTCTCGAAAATAATGCTACTTGGGAAATTTCTGATCTTCCGACTGGCAAAAAGGCTCTTGGCTGTCGTTGG GTCGAAGGTATTGATTATGGTGAACCTTTCGCTCCTGTAATTAAAATGGTTACAGTGCGTTCTCTTTTAGCAGTTGCAGCTATAAAaaaatggcaacttcatcaaatGGACGTCCACAATGGTTTCTTACATGGTGACCTTGCCGAGGAAGTATACATGAAGCTACCTCCGGGCTTTGGGCAGGACCCTGAGGGTAAGGTGTGTCGTCTTAAAAAATCTCTCTATGGGCTTAAGCAGGCCCCTCGATGTTGGTTTGCAAAATTGGCCGCAGCTTTGCGCAAATATGGCTTCACTCAATCTTATTCCGATTACTCTCTTTTTAGCTATTCCCGTGATGAG CGGAAATACGCTCTTGACATTATTTCTGAGACTGGCTTATTGGGAGCTAAACCGGCACTCACTCCTCTTGAACAGAATCATTCTCTTGGAGATGCTAAATGGGATTTTTTGGTTGATGTTGAATCCTATCGCCGGCTTGTCGGGCGTTTGGTATATCTCACTGTTACACGTCCGGATCTTTCGTATTCTGTTCATGTTTTGTCGCGTTTCTTGAGCAAACCTCGCAAGGAACACTTGGATGCCGCTCTTCGTGTTGTCCGGTATTTAAAAGGTAGTCCGGGTCAAGGAATTTTGTTACGGGCTGATAGCAAGTTTGAAGTAACTGGTTAG